cattaataattttttttattattcaaataaaaaaattcactacaatacaaattttttttacttttttatatcacatcatcattttttactaatttcaaaattaacaacccactactcttttatgttatatacatatttttaccaaacaagctcattTATCTGCCCATACAGTTCGATTTACACTTTATACCCCGACCTACATGTACACATGGAGATCTGACAAGTTTTCCAGCTGCCAcgttaaaatctttaaaaactgtttttttttttttttctaagcaaatcAAGAGTAAGGGAATGGGAAGATTAcaagaaattattttaaaaataaaataagatcgGCATCCCAAGAATAAGCTTCAATACAACCAGAATAGTACTGTAATCCtaaaataaaatggaatggGCTAAATGAATGGCCCGACCCTAAATTCTAATATAATATAGTTGGCTAAAAAACAAtactttcaacaaaaaaaacattgtaTTATTCTTCAtgtgttttctttcaaaatattaCTATGATTATAGTATTTATctctaattcaaaaaaaaaaaaaaaaattattatatcatgacaaaatgaataaaatcaTCCATATTCATTGGTTAAGTAAAACTATAAATAAAACTCACTTATGTTTCACTTTCtttgattattaaaataaatcatctaagtcacagttatatatattttaagtaacCCGCATGAAAAGTCATTTAAAGCACGCTACGTAAACTGATATAAAATGAGTGTAAAAAGTAGCATTAATCTTGTACAAGTGACGTCTAAATGTAGTGGTAGAAGCCTATAAATATGCTCTAAAAGTATTTTCTCAATTTTCCACCATATGAAGAAAGTGTACTAGAGTTCAAGATATCAACGTGGCATCATTTACTTACTAGCATGACCTCGGTGTGATGTTACACATCAAACCACATCAGATGGGAAAGCAGGGTTAAaattacaagagaaaagaatTCCCAACTATATGTGAACTAGTCCTTTCCACAAGACTGCTAGTCTTGCCCATCCTTTGCAGCTCTCTGAAAGAGGGTCTTCATGATGATAGCCGAAAGAAGAGATACCTGCCACATAGAAACCATTTACTCAATTGAGGAACAATACTATTTGCACGTATTATGTGCGCATTCTATATACACCTAGCTTGTCTCTACCTATGCATACAAACACAGATGTTCAACTATAACTACTTTCATGCCAAACATTAATAAAAGTCTGCTTTTGGATTTAGTGTGGCATTGATTTTGGCTGCTAATGGAAGATCCGAGCTGCAGGCTTACTTGGCATGTTCAGTGCAGAATCTCTCTAATCATGTATACTATGATTGTAATGTGGCACAACGGACTGTTAAGAAAATGCCAAAGGGGCCACAACACTATTACAGTGGAACCATGCAGAGTAAAGGATCCCTAAGCTTAAGTAAATTCACTACGTTATTTCAAGAGGCACACCAAATATTTCCTAAAGGTAAAGATCAGCACAGGATAAGAAAATCACATTCATTGTATTGGCAATAAGATAACCACCTCCAATGATGTAACAAGAACTACATTCATTTCCAAGCAAATTGGAAAACAAGAAAAGCATGACTTGTTTTCTCAGGATATCATATATACCTATTGAGCTGCATCTTCAGAGAACCTAGCATCAAAAGGAGCAGAATGGTGGGAATGGGCTGAACCAGCAGCAGTTCCAGAACCATGCTGTAGTTCAATCACAAGCCATCTGACAGCCTTACTCATCTGTTCCAACCGGACTGCACTAATGGGTGGAAGACCAGTAGTGACAGCCTGACCTGACTTCCCAGCTAGTGACCCAGTTGCTTCATCCACGAGGCACTCTGATCCTATCCTTTGCTTCACAGACTCCACAAACTCCTCTGCATGGTCACAAGCCACTCTGAACAACTCCCATCTCTGCTTAAAGTTTTCTAGAGCAGCATCTGTAGCAGCTATTTTCTGGGCGCTGGAAATCTCCTTGGCTTCGAGCACATTAGCTGCAGCAGCAACAAAGTCCTGATATGCACTGTTCAGAGAATCTACCATGTTGTCCATTTCGAGGCTTCCTAGCTGCTACAAAACAATTAATTGCAGGAAGTCTGTTATCTCAAGAAATTAACATGGAATAAGATATGAGAATTGCAATACCACATAAATTTGCAAGTTGGTCATGTCAAATAACCGTTTCCAAAAGCGCCAAGCATTAGCTGGGCAGTGAGGAAATTGTTTACAAAGATGGAATATGAGAATGGAAATGGAAGCCTACAAAGGTTCcttttgaaacaaataaattttttgataagtaattgaaatatatCAAAAGCAAAAGGACGCAATCTAAGTACACAAATAAGTGTACAAGAGAAACATCTTAccagaaaaagacaaaagatcAGGAAAATTGGAAATATGAAAACGATTACAGGCAGTTGTCGTTGGCAAagagttttgaagaaaaaagccTTTAACTCCACCACCGTTCTCTCCCAACCTTCAAATATTCGATCATTTCTATCTCTCCAAATACATCACATTAAGCTTAGTGGAATCATTTTCCATACTGCTACACTCAAAAAACTTCCTAACGCCCCTCTCTAACTAGCAAAGAGATCCACCGCCTGACGAGGCATAACCCACAAAGACCAAAGACAGAATTCCATAAGGCCCTaacaacctcacaatgaagtaAAAGGTGGTCTACAGTTTCCCTACTCTTCTTACATATGCATGGCTAATCTACCATTATGAGATTCCACTTTGCCACTCTTAAATGAACTTTACCCCaccaaatactcctccaaggaAAGGGGACACTGTCGTGGGAGATAAGACCATTGCATTATGATCCAACCTAAACAACCCTCTCTTGGAAGGGGTCCAACAAATATTGTCTTCCACTCCCTGTCTCAGCTTGATGGAATACAACAAAATGaagaatgaggaaaaaaaaaatccatctcCAAGTCATGTGCCACTCTGATAAAAGTAACATTCCACTTATGAGAGTCACTAGAGAACGGTAAGTGATCTACACAGAAGCATCCTTAAGgcgagcaataccaaataactCCGGATAGGCAACCTTAAGGGCCTGATCCCCACGAACCATCCCCACCGCAAATCTAATGTATCTAAAAAAACTCTCCCCCCCACCCCACCAAGCCCCttctaaaacaaataaattatggACGGATACCAAAGTTAAAGCATAAAATCTGCTGCCACCTAAGCAATTCGCTTGAATCACAAAATCTAGGATGATTCACAAACCCAAATATCTACATCCTACCAAAAACTGAAATTGGAGTCCAAAGTGAAAATTGCATCATTCCACTCTCTTCCATCTATGTACTACTCACATATAAGCAAACACTTTACCTAACGACATCTAATTCTACACGAACCTAAAAATACAAAGGATTTACAACACACCAACAAATAAGAACAAATTTGAGTGCAAAGGAATAGGTAAACACAGTGCTTCGTGTAAATTAAAGTTTTTGGCCTTTCGAGCCCCTTTAACTACGCATTATCAACTTCAATTCTCTTATATTATTCCTCACCCATCAGGTAAAAACATAAACCAAGCATTTAGATTgagaaaatttataaattaccTTAACTTTTTCGATGGGTGTCGAGTCTAGAGGGGCTAGCTCCTAGCTTCGGTGATCGCTCCGGGATTCTTTCGCCGGAGGGGGAGTTGGGGTGGCCGGAAATTGCTTCTGCTGGTGGTGGGCAACCAAAGGGTATGGTGTGGTTCTCTGTTTATCCGAAGGCGTTGAAGAAGACGCTTTGAGCTGTTAAGTCGACCAGGCCGCGCTGCATTAATTTTGCCGAGTTTGgcctaaaataaataaatacttcgAGATTatatattttaggaaaaaaatataatttagcctcTCAAATTATCAGTAATTTTTCAGATAGcctccaaactaccaaggcTTTGACTCtggcccttcaaactaccaaaacctttgaaaaatgccacttttttacgaaatatgtctataatacccttgtcacatgtcatttttcaattaaaaaataaaataaaaactaaaaactaaaagaaactaaaattttctttttttttttctaaaaaaaaaaaaaattattgtgatCGACCGGATAACGTATAGCTTCTTTCCAGCATCATCGTTAGGCACGATGCACGCCTGCAACTCGACAAACTCATTCCCGCCTCTTCGAACGCGAACATGGCTAATTTTCTATTCTTCGATGTCTATAATATTGACATTTCGAAGGTTATGAACgattccaatctgaattttgttttgttacaaacgatgagcaagtctatcatcgttgtggaagaTCTCAATCGATTTCTGACCAAGAAATCATCGGCCATGAGCTTGTTCGTcgatgttcatatccattttcctttttgtgatttttttggcattcaaaacgttGGCCGATAGCTATTCGGGGTTCAAGGATCACAAGTTTTTCTCTCAAATGGATAATATTTTCCAGAGCGAGGCGAGCTTGAGCCCGGCCGAGATCAGCAAGCTGATGATTGTGAACCGAAACTCGCCGAGCTaggctataaaatcggtcatcatGGTGTTGCAAATGAACGGTGATCAGAGAGGTATCGAGAATATCGGGTCACGGTTGGGAAATaatgccaccccaaacacccatttgtttaaaaaaagaaataagaaaaaaaaattagtttatttattaattttttaaatattttaaaagtttgttaattcttttttacttttttttttataattttataattttattttttttaattgagaatGACACATGGTAAGGATATTACGGGG
The sequence above is drawn from the Alnus glutinosa chromosome 11, dhAlnGlut1.1, whole genome shotgun sequence genome and encodes:
- the LOC133881918 gene encoding mediator of RNA polymerase II transcription subunit 32, with protein sequence MDNMVDSLNSAYQDFVAAAANVLEAKEISSAQKIAATDAALENFKQRWELFRVACDHAEEFVESVKQRIGSECLVDEATGSLAGKSGQAVTTGLPPISAVRLEQMSKAVRWLVIELQHGSGTAAGSAHSHHSAPFDARFSEDAAQ